From Camelina sativa cultivar DH55 chromosome 5, Cs, whole genome shotgun sequence:
GTACATACAACGACAaatcaaacaataaataatacACTAAATATCTATAAGGACTAGGGtaggcaacaaaaaaaaaatgtatggtttggatgatcacgAGCTCTACCTTCTCAACTTTCAGATGCAAATAAAACTTTGACTGCTTCGAAAACCTCCTCGCTGGGTTTTGCAGCATTGATCTGGTGAAGgaatcagaaacaaaagaatcaggaACAGCATATGATAGTAATGATCATGGAAGAGAACTggaaaaccaaaatcctaaaacCTTTCGAAGTTTCCCTTTAGATTCGTAGTAGTTAACAATAGGGAGGGTAGATTCAACAAACACTTTAAACCGCTTCTTTATCGTCTCTATATTATCGTCTTCTCTTCCCTTCAAATCCAAGAAACAACTGGTAAAAGACAAACAAGATCTGAACTATGATCTCATTTTCCAGTGAAGATACCAACCTGGTTCCTGTTCATAATACGTCTTTCGAGTTCTTCTTCAGGACAATcaaagaacagaacaaaagCAGGCTCGATTTTAGCCTGTCAAGATCCAGAAAGTATTTGAACCAAGGCTTCAACAAGTAGGACTCGATTAGTTTAAGAGATGGAACATGACCCTTACAACATTTTCGAATACGATTCGATTTTCTTCATTGCGAGGAAAACCATCAATGAGGAACTTATCATTACCACTTTCCTCCATAGCTTTACATAAAAGCTTCACTGTTATCTCAGACGGCACAATTCTCCCCTCTGCAATCATACTTTGGATCATGGCTCTGAAAAACATAAACCGGAAACT
This genomic window contains:
- the LOC104788286 gene encoding probable UMP-CMP kinase 1, translated to METPVDASIKNEHESPRWKKSTVVFVLGGPGSGKGTQCANVVKHFSYTHFSAGDLLRAEIKSGSEFGAMIQSMIAEGRIVPSEITVKLLCKAMEESGNDKFLIDGFPRNEENRIVFENVAKIEPAFVLFFDCPEEELERRIMNRNQGREDDNIETIKKRFKVFVESTLPIVNYYESKGKLRKINAAKPSEEVFEAVKVLFASES